A section of the Phosphitispora fastidiosa genome encodes:
- the secE gene encoding preprotein translocase subunit SecE: MVETNQEPLQGQENTKKKKLSSQKSAVKSNEGDKPLVKKMPIKKDGKPAKAAGPSGAGRGQTVANMKKFLKGAWNELKKVHWPNRREIIAFTSVVLVAVTMIAVLIFAIDGILSRLLALVIR, encoded by the coding sequence ATGGTCGAAACCAACCAGGAACCGCTTCAAGGCCAAGAAAACACTAAAAAGAAAAAGTTGTCATCACAAAAGAGTGCTGTTAAGTCAAATGAAGGGGATAAGCCCCTTGTAAAGAAAATGCCGATCAAAAAAGACGGTAAACCGGCAAAAGCAGCAGGGCCTTCCGGGGCCGGCAGGGGACAAACTGTTGCCAATATGAAGAAATTTCTAAAAGGTGCCTGGAATGAATTAAAAAAGGTTCATTGGCCAAACAGGCGCGAAATTATTGCATTTACCAGTGTGGTATTGGTTGCAGTTACTATGATAGCTGTCCTTATATTTGCTATTGATGGCATCCTGAGCAGACTGCTCGCACTTGTGATCCGCTAA
- the rpmG gene encoding 50S ribosomal protein L33, whose translation MRVGVTLACTECKNRNYQTNKNKKNNSERIEMKKYCKFCHSHTLHKETK comes from the coding sequence ATGAGAGTTGGAGTTACACTCGCCTGTACGGAATGTAAAAACAGGAATTACCAGACTAATAAGAATAAAAAGAACAATTCTGAGAGAATCGAAATGAAGAAATACTGTAAATTCTGCCATAGTCATACGCTTCATAAAGAAACCAAGTAA
- the tuf gene encoding elongation factor Tu yields MAKAKYERTKPHVNVGTIGHVDHGKTTLTAAITTCMSTKGWSSIKKYDEIDNAPEERERGITINTAHVEYETENRHYAHVDCPGHADYVKNMITGAAQMDGAILVVSAADGPMPQTREHILLARQVGVPYIIVYLNKSDQVDDEELMELVEMEVRELLTEYEFPGDDIPIVAGSALKALECGCGTPECEWCGSIWKLMAEVDAYIPTPERDIDKPFLMPVEDVFSITGRGTVATGRVERGLVKVGDEIEIVGMTEERKKSVVTGVEMFRKLLDQAQAGDNVGCLLRGVDRKEIERGQVLAKPGSINPHTKFQAEVYVLTKEEGGRHTPFFQGYRPQFYFRTTDVTGVVTLPEGVEMVMPGDNIKIDIALITPIAVEEGLRFAIREGGRTVGAGVVSAISA; encoded by the coding sequence ATGGCAAAGGCAAAATACGAACGTACTAAACCCCACGTTAACGTAGGAACCATCGGTCACGTTGACCATGGCAAGACAACCCTTACAGCAGCAATTACAACTTGTATGTCAACAAAGGGCTGGAGTTCAATCAAGAAGTATGACGAGATTGACAATGCCCCTGAAGAGAGGGAAAGGGGTATTACCATCAATACCGCCCACGTGGAGTATGAGACAGAGAACCGTCACTATGCTCACGTAGACTGCCCCGGACACGCTGACTATGTAAAGAACATGATTACCGGCGCGGCTCAGATGGATGGCGCTATCCTGGTAGTATCTGCAGCAGACGGCCCGATGCCCCAGACCAGGGAGCATATCCTGCTGGCTCGCCAGGTAGGTGTTCCCTACATCATAGTATACCTTAACAAGTCAGACCAGGTAGATGATGAAGAACTCATGGAACTGGTAGAAATGGAAGTCCGGGAACTCCTGACTGAATACGAATTCCCCGGTGATGATATTCCCATTGTTGCAGGATCAGCTCTAAAAGCGCTGGAGTGCGGCTGCGGCACCCCTGAATGTGAATGGTGCGGCTCAATCTGGAAGCTGATGGCAGAAGTAGATGCATATATTCCGACACCTGAGCGTGACATAGACAAACCGTTCCTGATGCCTGTAGAGGATGTATTCTCTATCACCGGACGTGGTACTGTTGCCACCGGACGTGTGGAGCGTGGCCTGGTCAAGGTTGGTGATGAGATAGAGATAGTCGGGATGACTGAAGAACGCAAGAAGTCAGTAGTAACCGGAGTAGAGATGTTCCGCAAGCTGCTGGATCAGGCTCAGGCCGGAGACAACGTTGGCTGCCTGCTGCGTGGTGTGGACCGTAAGGAAATCGAGCGCGGCCAGGTACTGGCAAAGCCGGGTTCCATTAACCCACATACCAAGTTCCAGGCAGAGGTTTATGTTCTGACCAAGGAAGAAGGCGGTCGCCATACCCCGTTTTTCCAGGGCTATCGTCCGCAGTTTTACTTCAGGACCACAGACGTTACCGGAGTTGTTACTCTGCCTGAGGGTGTTGAGATGGTAATGCCTGGTGACAACATCAAAATCGACATTGCACTGATTACCCCGATCGCTGTTGAAGAAGGTCTGCGTTTTGCTATCCGTGAGGGTGGCCGGACTGTGGGTGCCGGGGTGGTAAGCGCAATTTCGGCGTAA
- the sigH gene encoding RNA polymerase sporulation sigma factor SigH codes for MSLSAQREVFDTYDVMLDEDIVEFAKDGDDSALEYLINKYKNFVRAKARSYFLIGADREDIIQEGMIGLYKAIRDFKSDKLSSFRAFAELCITRQIITAIKTATRQKHIPLNSYVSLNKPIYDEDSDRTLLDVISGSKITDPEELIISREEFDDIEEKMGEILSSLEWKVLMSYLEGKSYQEIAVDLKRHVKSIDNALQRVKRKLERYLEKREN; via the coding sequence ATGAGTCTTAGTGCACAAAGGGAAGTCTTTGACACCTATGATGTGATGTTAGACGAGGATATCGTGGAGTTCGCCAAAGATGGTGATGATAGTGCTCTAGAGTACCTTATTAATAAATATAAGAACTTTGTGCGTGCTAAAGCTCGTTCTTACTTTTTAATCGGGGCAGACAGAGAGGATATTATTCAGGAAGGGATGATTGGTCTCTACAAAGCCATTCGCGACTTTAAGTCGGACAAGCTGTCATCATTCAGGGCTTTTGCTGAGCTTTGCATAACCCGGCAGATTATAACCGCCATTAAAACTGCAACCCGCCAAAAGCATATTCCGCTTAATTCGTATGTATCACTTAATAAACCGATATATGATGAAGATTCCGACCGTACCCTGCTTGATGTGATTTCAGGTTCTAAGATTACCGACCCTGAAGAACTGATTATCAGCAGAGAAGAGTTTGACGACATTGAGGAAAAGATGGGTGAGATTCTTAGTTCGCTGGAATGGAAGGTTCTTATGTCTTACCTTGAAGGCAAGTCATACCAGGAGATTGCAGTCGACTTAAAGAGGCATGTCAAGTCAATTGACAATGCCCTGCAAAGAGTAAAAAGGAAACTTGAAAGATATCTGGAAAAAAGGGAAAACTAA
- a CDS encoding NYN domain-containing protein produces the protein MTEYLLVDGYNILHSWSVLKEMTMKDLDHARARLLHIMSDYQAVSGVKVVVVFDAHLVKKGTGSRAVVNGVEVIYTAEGETADMVIEKFAGQVGEGDRMTVATSDWAQQRIVFGKGAVRLSARELEEEVKAHRKQNQPYLEMPDARRDLGGRLDDKAREFLERIRRQK, from the coding sequence ATGACTGAATATCTTTTGGTGGATGGCTATAATATACTTCATTCGTGGTCTGTACTAAAGGAAATGACTATGAAGGATCTGGACCATGCCAGGGCGCGTCTATTGCATATAATGAGTGATTACCAGGCGGTAAGCGGGGTGAAGGTGGTTGTTGTGTTTGATGCCCACCTGGTGAAAAAGGGGACCGGCTCAAGAGCGGTTGTCAATGGGGTGGAAGTGATATACACTGCTGAGGGTGAGACGGCGGATATGGTTATTGAGAAGTTTGCGGGGCAGGTTGGGGAAGGTGACCGGATGACTGTAGCCACTTCGGACTGGGCTCAACAAAGGATAGTTTTTGGCAAAGGGGCGGTTCGTCTATCTGCCAGAGAACTGGAAGAAGAGGTCAAAGCACACCGCAAACAAAATCAGCCATACTTGGAAATGCCTGATGCCAGGAGGGACCTTGGCGGTCGACTGGACGACAAAGCAAGAGAGTTTCTTGAAAGAATACGTCGACAAAAATAG
- the rlmB gene encoding 23S rRNA (guanosine(2251)-2'-O)-methyltransferase RlmB — protein MSDYILGRNPVMEALKSGRQVHRVLVAKGSGKGSVVEIISRARDARIPIQEVERNALDKMTGGQNHQGVVALVPAMEYVEVADILDTARKKGEPPFVLVLDEIEDPHNLGAILRTADAAGVHGVIIPKRRAVGLTGTVSKASAGAVEYVPVARVVNLARTLETLKKEGLWIVGADVDGEVIWQSKGLSGPLACVIGGEGRGISRLIKEKCDYIVSIPMRGQINSLNASVAAAVLCYEILRQKEKVNT, from the coding sequence ATGTCTGATTACATACTGGGCCGTAATCCGGTTATGGAAGCCCTGAAAAGCGGCCGGCAGGTGCACCGGGTACTTGTGGCCAAAGGATCCGGCAAGGGTTCTGTTGTTGAAATAATATCAAGAGCCCGGGATGCGCGGATTCCTATCCAGGAAGTGGAGCGGAATGCGTTGGATAAAATGACCGGGGGCCAAAACCACCAAGGGGTGGTTGCCCTTGTACCTGCTATGGAATATGTAGAAGTTGCGGATATTCTGGATACTGCCCGTAAAAAAGGAGAACCCCCTTTTGTTTTGGTGCTGGACGAAATTGAGGACCCGCACAATCTTGGAGCAATACTGCGAACTGCAGATGCTGCCGGGGTTCATGGTGTTATTATTCCAAAACGAAGGGCAGTGGGTCTCACCGGGACCGTGTCCAAGGCATCTGCAGGAGCCGTGGAATATGTTCCGGTGGCCAGGGTAGTGAACCTGGCGCGAACCCTGGAAACGCTGAAAAAAGAGGGTCTGTGGATTGTCGGCGCCGATGTTGACGGTGAAGTGATATGGCAGAGTAAAGGGCTGTCAGGGCCGCTGGCATGTGTTATTGGGGGTGAAGGCAGAGGCATCTCCCGTCTTATAAAGGAAAAGTGTGACTATATTGTCAGTATTCCTATGAGGGGGCAAATCAACTCCCTCAATGCCTCAGTTGCGGCTGCAGTACTCTGTTATGAGATACTGAGGCAAAAGGAAAAGGTAAATACGTAA
- the thyX gene encoding FAD-dependent thymidylate synthase, which yields MKVQLINHTPDPDRTVAAAAKLCYSPAGAEQILENLDKAEADRFLKMLVELGHWSPTEHVSFTFSAEGVSRVLTHQLVRHRIASYSQQSQRYVRLDDFTFIVPPSIENNPEAAALFTSIMKEIGSAYKELASIVHQEDARYVLPNACETKIVLTFNCRSLYNFFEHRCCERAQWEIRRLANLMLSEVKKVAPGLFAKAGPPCIAKGFCPEGAMSCGKIDRLKKV from the coding sequence TTGAAAGTACAACTGATTAACCATACGCCTGACCCGGACAGGACCGTAGCTGCCGCGGCAAAGCTGTGCTATTCCCCTGCGGGAGCGGAACAGATTCTGGAGAATCTCGATAAAGCAGAGGCAGATCGTTTTCTTAAAATGCTGGTTGAGCTTGGGCACTGGTCACCTACGGAGCATGTCTCTTTTACGTTTTCTGCAGAGGGTGTCAGCCGGGTTCTGACCCATCAATTGGTCAGACACAGGATTGCATCGTATTCTCAGCAGTCACAGCGGTATGTCAGGCTTGATGACTTTACCTTTATCGTTCCGCCATCTATAGAGAATAATCCGGAAGCTGCTGCATTATTTACGAGTATAATGAAGGAAATCGGTTCAGCATATAAGGAGTTAGCCTCAATAGTACATCAAGAGGATGCCAGGTATGTGCTGCCAAATGCCTGTGAAACAAAAATTGTCTTGACCTTTAACTGTCGCTCTCTGTACAATTTCTTTGAGCACAGGTGTTGTGAACGGGCTCAGTGGGAAATCCGAAGGCTTGCCAACCTGATGCTGTCTGAGGTTAAAAAAGTGGCTCCGGGATTATTTGCCAAAGCAGGCCCGCCATGTATTGCCAAGGGGTTTTGTCCGGAAGGCGCAATGTCCTGTGGTAAAATAGATAGACTAAAAAAGGTTTGA
- a CDS encoding Mini-ribonuclease 3, producing the protein MKNFYGQENPAGIPALVLAYLGDAVYELYVRKYLISCGYTKVDSLHKKAVKFVNAATQARVLRAISDNLSDEEAAVVRRGRNAKSGSAPKNMSVSDYRHGTALETLIGYLAFCGREDRIDEIFSAAREIVLSSAEGDTNH; encoded by the coding sequence ATGAAGAATTTTTACGGGCAGGAAAACCCGGCAGGAATACCTGCCCTTGTTCTAGCATACCTTGGTGATGCGGTATATGAGTTATATGTACGGAAATACCTGATATCTTGCGGGTATACCAAAGTAGACTCCCTTCATAAAAAAGCTGTCAAGTTTGTTAATGCAGCTACACAGGCAAGGGTATTGCGAGCTATCAGTGATAACCTGTCAGATGAAGAGGCGGCTGTGGTCAGGAGGGGCAGAAATGCCAAATCTGGTTCGGCGCCTAAAAACATGTCGGTATCAGACTATAGGCATGGTACTGCTTTGGAAACCCTGATAGGCTATCTGGCCTTTTGCGGGAGAGAAGACCGGATTGATGAAATATTTAGTGCTGCCCGTGAAATTGTATTATCTTCTGCAGAGGGGGACACTAACCATTGA
- the cysS gene encoding cysteine--tRNA ligase, which translates to MTVRIYNTLTNRKEEFVPRNSGKVEMYVCGPTTYNLIHLGNARPLIVFDTVRRYFQYLGLEVKYIQNFTDIDDKIINRAAEEGMDALALAEKYIKEYYKDAGALGVRPADIHPKVSDHMPEIIEMIQKIIDNGYGYEKDGDVYFSVGIFTGYGKLSGRKLEDMQAGARIDVDERKKHPMDFALWKAAKPGEPWWESPWGMGRPGWHIECSAMANKYLGMGFDIHGGGFDLVFPHHENEIAQAEAFAGCGPFARYWMHNGFITVNEEKMSKSLGNFFTVREILDKYDPEVVRFYIVSTHYRSPLDFDDTKLEMNKKSLSRLHNALDNIAALKNSVSFGDSDIPLDAEITAFDEAVGKAEQDFSEAMDDDFNTALAVASLFDLAREANAFGKKLDTYAGRKLPLPVKEVLEKAQGSFIRLGQVLGLFEPDSVHSQNESDLSDKLMDLIIDIRQEARSRKDWAMADAIRDKLKETGIILEDTPQGVRWKLK; encoded by the coding sequence ATGACGGTTAGGATTTATAATACTTTGACAAATCGTAAAGAGGAATTTGTGCCGCGTAATTCCGGCAAGGTGGAGATGTATGTCTGTGGACCGACTACGTATAATCTGATACACCTGGGCAATGCCAGGCCATTAATTGTGTTTGATACTGTCAGAAGATATTTTCAGTACCTTGGTCTTGAGGTCAAGTACATTCAGAATTTTACCGATATAGATGATAAGATAATCAACCGGGCTGCCGAAGAGGGCATGGATGCCCTGGCGCTGGCGGAAAAGTATATCAAGGAATATTATAAAGATGCCGGCGCCCTTGGGGTGCGGCCTGCAGATATCCATCCCAAAGTCAGTGACCATATGCCGGAAATCATTGAGATGATCCAAAAAATCATTGATAACGGGTATGGTTATGAAAAGGATGGGGATGTATACTTTTCTGTAGGCATATTTACCGGATATGGCAAGCTGTCAGGGCGGAAACTGGAAGATATGCAGGCCGGCGCCCGCATTGATGTTGATGAACGCAAGAAGCATCCTATGGATTTTGCTCTGTGGAAGGCAGCCAAACCCGGGGAGCCCTGGTGGGAGAGCCCATGGGGCATGGGACGCCCGGGGTGGCATATAGAATGCTCCGCCATGGCCAATAAATACCTGGGTATGGGCTTTGACATCCATGGCGGGGGTTTTGACCTGGTATTTCCCCATCACGAAAATGAGATTGCCCAGGCAGAGGCTTTTGCGGGTTGTGGACCTTTTGCCAGGTATTGGATGCATAATGGTTTTATCACGGTGAATGAAGAAAAGATGTCCAAATCTCTGGGAAACTTTTTTACTGTGCGTGAAATTCTGGATAAATATGACCCGGAGGTTGTCAGGTTCTACATAGTCTCAACTCACTACAGAAGCCCGCTGGACTTTGATGATACCAAACTGGAGATGAATAAAAAAAGTCTCTCCAGGCTGCACAATGCCCTGGACAATATTGCGGCGCTGAAGAACAGTGTCAGCTTCGGGGATTCTGACATCCCCCTGGATGCCGAAATCACCGCTTTTGATGAGGCGGTTGGCAAGGCGGAACAGGACTTCAGCGAAGCCATGGATGATGATTTCAATACAGCTCTGGCAGTCGCCAGTCTTTTCGATCTGGCCAGGGAGGCCAATGCTTTTGGTAAAAAATTGGATACATATGCGGGCCGGAAGCTGCCCCTCCCGGTAAAAGAAGTCCTTGAAAAGGCGCAGGGCAGTTTTATCAGGCTGGGCCAGGTACTGGGGCTGTTTGAACCGGACAGCGTACACAGTCAGAATGAATCTGATTTGTCCGATAAGCTGATGGACCTGATAATTGATATCAGGCAGGAAGCCCGTTCCCGGAAGGATTGGGCAATGGCTGATGCCATTCGGGACAAGCTGAAGGAAACCGGTATTATATTGGAAGATACTCCTCAGGGAGTACGCTGGAAGCTGAAATAG
- the cysE gene encoding serine O-acetyltransferase has protein sequence MRRVQKLFSRIKKDIKVIFERDPAARSFLEVLLAYPGLHALLFHRVSHYLYNRGMILLPRLISQFSRFITGIEIHPGARIGEGLFIDHGTGVVIGETAEVGNNVTIYQGVTLGGTGKEKGKRHPTVGNNVVISTGAKVLGNIKVGDNTRIGAGSVVLKDVPANTTVVGIPGKVVIRDGINIADMEVEDIIDLHHENLPDPVAEMILCLQRKVGRLERRIEETRGPGNDG, from the coding sequence CTGAGGAGGGTTCAGAAATTGTTTAGCAGGATTAAAAAAGACATCAAGGTTATTTTTGAGCGCGACCCGGCTGCCAGGAGTTTTTTGGAGGTTTTACTGGCTTATCCTGGGCTGCATGCCCTTTTGTTTCACCGCGTATCACATTACTTATATAATAGAGGGATGATACTGCTGCCGAGGCTCATATCGCAGTTTTCGCGGTTTATCACCGGTATTGAAATACACCCCGGGGCCCGAATCGGGGAAGGCCTGTTTATAGACCACGGGACAGGTGTGGTCATCGGTGAAACGGCTGAAGTAGGCAATAATGTTACCATTTACCAGGGGGTGACCCTAGGCGGAACAGGCAAGGAAAAGGGGAAACGTCATCCCACGGTAGGAAACAATGTGGTTATCAGCACCGGCGCCAAGGTTCTGGGGAATATTAAAGTTGGAGATAATACCAGGATTGGGGCGGGCTCGGTAGTGCTTAAAGATGTTCCGGCCAATACTACTGTTGTGGGCATCCCGGGGAAAGTGGTCATCAGGGATGGCATTAATATTGCTGATATGGAAGTGGAGGATATTATAGACCTCCATCATGAAAATCTGCCTGACCCGGTAGCTGAGATGATTCTGTGCCTGCAGCGCAAGGTGGGGCGGCTTGAAAGAAGAATCGAAGAAACAAGGGGGCCCGGAAATGACGGTTAG
- the gltX gene encoding glutamate--tRNA ligase, whose protein sequence is MDNSVVVRFAPSPTGPLHIGGARSALFNWLLARKYGGRIIVRIEDTDLERSSTESEENILESLLWLGLDWDEGIKKGGEHGPYRQTERLNIYAEAAGKLLETGQAYYCYCTEEELEAERQACMAKGELPRYLGKCRSLSAEERNRLEAEGRKRVIRFRVPDDENVIVQDLVRGNVIFESNGIGDYVIVKSDGIPTYNFAVVLDDSLMGVTHVIRGEEHLSNTPRQLLLYNALGLKTPYFAHVSLILGKDRSKMSKRHGSTSIEAYRSKGYLPEALVNFLALLGWSPAGEEEIFTLEEMVEQFSLDRVAKNPAVFDIDKLNWLNGSYIRKTDVGRITDLAIPFLREAGYVTGEVTPDRYEWLKMMVLSVQEKLEYVAQVTEHTKIYFDDHVKMENEEAAAVLEEPEVQEVMRAFRQKITEAEELTPESAKGVLKALTKELKLGGKKVYMPLRVALTGQMHGPELFYIIPVLGRDRVLVRLAQIIGLKD, encoded by the coding sequence ATGGACAATTCTGTGGTGGTGAGGTTTGCGCCCAGCCCGACGGGCCCTTTACATATAGGCGGCGCCCGTTCAGCGCTTTTTAACTGGCTTCTGGCAAGGAAATACGGAGGCCGGATTATAGTAAGGATTGAGGATACGGATCTGGAAAGGTCCAGTACCGAGTCTGAAGAGAACATTCTGGAATCTTTATTATGGCTTGGCCTGGACTGGGATGAAGGCATTAAAAAGGGTGGGGAGCACGGCCCCTACAGGCAGACAGAGCGGTTAAATATTTATGCTGAAGCTGCCGGGAAGCTTCTCGAAACGGGACAGGCTTACTACTGTTACTGTACCGAGGAAGAGCTTGAGGCCGAACGCCAGGCATGTATGGCCAAGGGAGAGCTGCCGCGTTACCTGGGCAAATGCCGCAGCCTGTCTGCTGAAGAAAGGAACAGGCTGGAAGCGGAAGGCAGGAAAAGGGTTATCAGATTCCGGGTTCCGGATGATGAAAATGTAATCGTCCAGGACTTGGTGCGCGGTAATGTTATATTTGAAAGTAATGGTATCGGGGATTATGTCATTGTTAAATCAGACGGGATTCCCACTTATAATTTTGCTGTTGTTTTGGATGATTCCCTGATGGGGGTTACTCACGTAATCAGGGGTGAAGAGCATTTGTCCAACACCCCGCGCCAGTTGCTGCTTTATAACGCACTTGGCCTGAAGACCCCGTATTTTGCCCATGTCTCCCTGATTTTGGGTAAGGATCGCAGTAAAATGAGTAAAAGACATGGCTCTACATCTATAGAAGCCTACCGGAGCAAGGGGTATCTCCCCGAAGCCCTGGTTAATTTCCTGGCCCTTTTGGGATGGTCCCCCGCCGGTGAGGAGGAAATATTCACCCTGGAAGAGATGGTTGAGCAGTTTTCCCTGGACAGGGTGGCCAAGAATCCGGCTGTTTTTGATATCGACAAGCTTAACTGGCTGAATGGGTCGTACATACGGAAGACTGATGTGGGGAGAATTACTGACCTGGCCATCCCGTTCCTTCGTGAAGCCGGCTATGTTACCGGGGAGGTTACTCCTGACAGGTATGAATGGCTGAAAATGATGGTTCTCTCTGTTCAGGAAAAACTGGAGTATGTTGCCCAGGTAACGGAACATACGAAAATTTACTTTGATGACCATGTGAAAATGGAGAATGAAGAAGCCGCTGCTGTTCTGGAGGAACCTGAGGTTCAAGAGGTAATGCGTGCCTTCAGGCAAAAGATTACCGAAGCTGAAGAACTGACTCCGGAAAGCGCCAAGGGAGTACTTAAAGCACTGACAAAAGAGCTTAAACTGGGCGGTAAAAAAGTTTATATGCCTCTAAGGGTTGCCTTGACAGGGCAGATGCATGGCCCGGAGCTGTTTTATATTATTCCCGTTCTGGGCCGGGACAGGGTTCTGGTCAGGTTGGCTCAGATTATTGGTCTGAAGGATTGA
- a CDS encoding DUF1002 domain-containing protein: MKFSQRVPVVLCMLLVFMSMLPAFVVMFPGAAAAAYSQVITFGADLTAAQRSMLASEFGVNLAQADRPVTEITNAEERKYLSGLVPEETLGTRAISSAMVEMLPAGQGIRVTSRNITWVTDDMYANALVTAGVRDAGVTVAAPFPVSGTAALTGIFKAVEVATGKSLGERPKKAASRELVETGSLGEEIGRDKAVQFIVLVKQQVIAERTANPERIRQIVINVAGDLNLNLNNRQVEEVTGLMQEIRGLNLRAEDLTGQLQSYKDKLEAYTVKQEEVKGWIQRVLDILDRLIQQIRAALLGE; this comes from the coding sequence TTGAAATTCAGCCAGAGGGTTCCGGTAGTTTTGTGTATGCTGCTCGTATTCATGAGTATGCTTCCCGCATTTGTAGTTATGTTCCCCGGAGCGGCGGCTGCCGCTTATTCACAGGTAATTACCTTTGGAGCAGATTTGACGGCTGCACAAAGAAGTATGCTGGCATCAGAGTTCGGTGTCAACCTGGCTCAGGCGGACAGGCCTGTTACTGAGATTACCAATGCTGAAGAACGAAAATACCTGTCAGGACTGGTGCCGGAGGAGACGCTGGGAACAAGGGCGATTTCGTCGGCGATGGTGGAAATGCTGCCTGCGGGTCAGGGAATCAGGGTGACTTCCAGAAATATTACCTGGGTAACAGATGACATGTATGCCAATGCCCTGGTCACTGCAGGAGTGAGGGATGCCGGGGTGACTGTAGCGGCACCTTTCCCGGTTTCGGGCACGGCGGCTCTTACAGGCATCTTTAAGGCAGTTGAGGTGGCAACAGGGAAATCACTTGGCGAAAGGCCCAAAAAGGCAGCCAGCAGGGAGCTTGTCGAAACAGGTAGCCTTGGCGAGGAAATAGGGCGTGATAAGGCAGTACAATTTATTGTTCTGGTGAAACAGCAGGTGATCGCAGAAAGGACAGCCAACCCGGAGAGAATCAGGCAAATAGTCATTAATGTAGCCGGAGACCTTAATCTGAATCTCAATAACAGACAGGTTGAGGAGGTAACCGGTTTAATGCAGGAAATTCGCGGGCTCAATCTGAGAGCAGAAGATTTGACCGGTCAGCTGCAATCATATAAAGATAAGCTTGAAGCTTATACTGTTAAGCAGGAAGAAGTGAAAGGCTGGATACAGAGGGTTTTGGATATTCTGGATCGCCTTATTCAGCAGATTAGAGCTGCTCTGCTGGGGGAATGA
- the ispF gene encoding 2-C-methyl-D-erythritol 2,4-cyclodiphosphate synthase, whose amino-acid sequence MRFGIGYDVHRLVTGRELILGGVSVPFEKGLEGHSDADVLAHAIMDALLGAAGQGDIGRHFPDTDAKYKGISSLMLLERVMEIVSESGFQVNNIDSIIVAQRPKLAPYISNMAENLAGAMRVPVSAVNVKATTTEGLGFTGSGEGIAAHAVAGLRSNGV is encoded by the coding sequence TTGAGATTTGGTATTGGGTATGATGTTCACAGACTGGTAACGGGCAGAGAGCTTATACTGGGAGGGGTATCGGTTCCGTTTGAAAAGGGACTTGAAGGACATTCTGATGCCGATGTACTGGCACACGCGATTATGGACGCACTGTTGGGAGCAGCGGGACAGGGTGATATCGGCAGACATTTCCCTGATACCGATGCCAAATATAAAGGCATATCGAGCCTGATGCTTCTGGAACGGGTAATGGAAATCGTTAGTGAATCCGGTTTTCAGGTTAATAATATTGATAGTATAATCGTCGCTCAAAGACCAAAACTGGCCCCGTACATAAGCAATATGGCAGAAAACCTGGCCGGGGCTATGCGTGTTCCGGTTTCCGCTGTAAATGTAAAAGCCACCACAACTGAGGGCTTAGGTTTTACGGGCAGCGGAGAAGGGATTGCTGCTCATGCTGTCGCTGGATTAAGAAGTAACGGAGTATAA